One window of the Anopheles cruzii chromosome 2, idAnoCruzAS_RS32_06, whole genome shotgun sequence genome contains the following:
- the LOC128267626 gene encoding calcium-transporting ATPase sarcoplasmic/endoplasmic reticulum type isoform X2, with the protein MEDGHSKTVDEVVSHFRVDPEKGLSLDQVKEYQKKYGPNELPAEEGKTLWQLVLEQFDDLLVKILLLAAIISFVLALFEEHEGVEAFVEPFVILLILIANAVVGVWQERNAESAIEALKEYEPEMGKVVRSDKSGVQKIRAKEIVPGDVVEVSVGDKIPADIRLIKIYSTTIRIDQSILTGESVSVIKHTDAVPDPRAVNQDKKNILFSGTNVAAGKARGVVIGTGLSTAIGKIRTEMSETEEIKTPLQQKLDEFGEQLSKVISLICVAVWAINIGHFNDPAHGGSWIKGAVYYFKIAVALAVAAIPEGLPAVITTCLALGTRRMAKKNAIVRSLPSVETLGCTSVICSDKTGTLTTNQMSVSRMFIFDKVDGSDSSFTEFEISGSTYEPIGEITLNGQRVKASDYETLHELGTVCIMCNDSAIDFNEVKKVFEKVGEATETALIVLAEKLNPFNVSKQGLDRRSGAICVRQEIETKWKKEFTLEFSRDRKSMSTYCTPLKASKLGNGPKLFCKGAPEGVLDRCTHARVGTTKVPLTATLKQRILELTRQYGTGRDTLRCLALATADAPMKPDDMDLNDSTKFYTYEVNLTFVGVVGMLDPPRTEVTDAIVRCRAAGIRVIVITGDNKATAEAICRRIGVFKEDEDTTGKSYSGREFDDLSISDQRDACARARLFSRVEPAHKSKIVEYLQSMNEISAMTGDGVNDAPALKKAEIGIAMGSGTAVAKSAAEMVLADDNFSSIVAAVEEGRAIYNNMKQFIRYLISSNIGEVVSIFLTAALGLPEALIPVQLLWVNLVTDGLPATALGFNPPDLDIMTKPPRKADEGLISGWLFFRYMAIGGYVGCATVGGAVWWFMYSDGGPGLSYWQLTHHLSCLGGGDGFKGVECKIFNDPHPMTMALSVLVTIEMLNAMNSLSENQSLVQMPPWCNLWLIASMCLSFALHFVILYVDVLSAVFQVTPLNTDEWLTVMKFSLPVVLLDEILKFVARRISDANEVIKTWE; encoded by the exons AACTCCCTGCTGAAGAAG GAAAGACACTTTGGCAATTAGTGCTTGAACAGTTTGATGATCTTCTAGTCAAGATTCTGCTATTGGCTGCTATTATTTCATTC GTACTAGCTCTATTTGAGGAACATGAAGGCGTAGAAGCTTTCGTGGAACCGTTCGTCATTCTACTGATTCTGATCGCTAACGCCGTGGTCGGTGTGTGGCAGGAGCGCAATGCAGAGTCCGCGATCGAGGCGCTAAAGGAGTATGAGCCCGAGATGGGCAAGGTTGTCCGCAGTGACAAGTCCGGTGTGCAGAAAATCCGAGCCAAGGAGATCGTTCCTGGCGATGTTGTTGaggtgtcggtcggtgacaAAATCCCTGCTGATATCCGTTTGATCAAGATCTACTCCACCACCATCCGTATCGATCAGTCCATTCTGACTGGTGAATCAGTGTCGGTCATCAAACACACAGATGCCGTCCCGGATCCCCGTGCCGTAAACCAGgacaagaaaaacattctGTTCTCCGGCACGAACGTTGCCGCCGGTAAGGCGCGCGGTGTTGTCATTGGCACCGGTCTGAGCACGGCTATCGGTAAAATCCGTACCGAAATGTCGGAAACTGAGGAAATCAAGACTCCGCTGCAGCAGAAATTGGATGAATTCGGAGAGCAGCTCTCGAAGGTTATCTCGCTCATTTGCGTCGCCGTCTGGGCCATCAACATTGGCCACTTCAACGATCCCGCCCACGGTGGCTCCTGGATCAAGGGTGCTGTGTACTACTTCAAGATCGCTGTCGCTCTGGCCGTCGCTGCCATCCCGGAGGGCCTGCCCGCTGTCATCACCACCTGTCTGGCCCTTGGCACGCGTCGTATGGCTAAAAAGAACGCCATCGTCCGTTCACTGCCGTCCGTCGAAACGCTGGGTTGTACTTCGGTGATCTGTTCGGATAAAACCGGCACGCTGACCACCAATCAGATGTCTGTTTCGCGTATGTTCATCTTCGACAAAGTTGACGGTTCTGATAGCAGCTTCACCGAGTTCGAAATTTCCGGTTCTACCTATGAACCGATCGGTGAGATCACTCTCAACGGACAGCGCGTCAAGGCCTCTGACTACGAGACGCTTCACGAGCTCGGTACGGTCTGCATCATGTGCAACGACTCGGCCATCGATTTCAACGAAGTGAAGAAGGTATTCGAAAAGGTCGGTGAAGCCACGGAAACTGCACTGATCGTGCTAGCGGAGAAGCTGAACCCCTTCAACGTGTCTAAGCAGGGTTTGGACCGCCGCTCGGGCGCCATCTGCGTGCGTCAGGAGATTGAAACCAAGTGGAAGAAAGAATTCACATTGGAGTTCTCTCGGGATCGTAAATCTATGTCGACCTACTGCACGCCACTGAAGGCCTCGAAGCTTGGCAACGGACCGAAGCTGTTCTGTAAGGGTGCCCCCGAGGGTGTCCTGGATCGTTGCACGCACGCCCGTGTTGGTACTACGAAGGTGCCACTGACGGCTACTCTGAAGCAGCGCATTCTTGAACTTACCCGCCAGTACGGTACCGGACGTGACACGCTCCGTTGCCTGGCCCTGGCCACCGCTGATGCGCCGATGAAGCCCGACGATATGGATCTGAACGATTCGACCAAATTCTACACCTATGAAGTTAACCTGACTTTCGTCGGTGTCGTTGGTATGCTGGATCCGCCACGTACGGAAGTCACAGACGCGATTGTTCGTTGCCGTGCCGCCGGTATCCGTGTCATTGTCATCACTGGTGACAACAAGGCCACCGCTGAAGCTATCTGTCGCCGCATCGGTGTGTTCAAAGAGGACGAAGACACCACCGGCAAGTCGTACTCGGGTCGTGAATTCGACGATCTTTCTATTTCTGACCAGCGTGACGCCTGTGCCCGCGCCCGTCTGTTCTCACGTGTCGAGCCGGCCCACAAGTCGAAGATTGTGGAGTACTTGCAGAGCATGAACGAAATCTCCGCCATGACGGGTGATGGTGTCAATGATGCCCCCGCCCTGAAGAAAGCTGAAATCGGTATTGCCATGGGTTCGGGAACCGCTGTGGCCAAATCGGCAGCCGAGATGGTGTTGGCTGACGATAACTTCTCCTCCATTGTGGCCGCTGTTGAGGAAGGTCGCGCTATCTACAACAACATGAAGCAGTTCATCCGCTACCTGATCTCATCCAACATTGGTGAGGTTGTGTCAATCTTCCTGACTGCTGCCCTGGGTCTCCCGGAGGCTCTCATTCCCGTCCAGCTTCTGTGGGTCAATCTG GTCACTGACGGTCTGCCAGCTACTGCCCTCGGATTTAACCCTCCGGATCTTGACATTATGACCAAGCCACCGCGTAAAGCTGACGAAGGTTTGATCTCTGGATGGTTGTTCTTCCG TTACATGGCCATCGGTGGATACGTCGGTTGCGCTACCGTCGGTGGAGCTGTTTGGTGGTTCATGTACTCCGATGGAGGCCCAGGGCTGTCGTACTGGCAGTTGACTCATCACCTGTCCtgcctcggtggtggtgatggattCAAGGGCGTCGAGTGCAAGATCTTTAACGATCCGCATCCGATGACGATGGCCCTGTCGGTTCTGGTCACCATCGAAATGTTGAACGCCATGAACAG CTTGTCTGAGAATCAGTCGCTCGTCCAGATGCCGCCATGGTGCAACTTGTGGCTCATCGCCTCCATGTGCCTGTCGTTCGCGCTCCACTTCGTCATCCTCTACGTTGACGTTCTCTCC GCCGTTTTCCAAGTGACGCCACTGAACACTGATGAGTGGCTGACCGTCATGAAGTTCTCGCTGCCGGTCGTGCTGTTGGACGAAATCCTTAAGTTCGTCGCCAGAAGGATCTCGGACG CCAACGAAGTCATTAAGACCTGGGAGTAA
- the LOC128267626 gene encoding calcium-transporting ATPase sarcoplasmic/endoplasmic reticulum type isoform X1 → MEDGHSKTVDEVVSHFRVDPEKGLSLDQVKEYQKKYGPNELPAEEGKTLWQLVLEQFDDLLVKILLLAAIISFVLALFEEHEGVEAFVEPFVILLILIANAVVGVWQERNAESAIEALKEYEPEMGKVVRSDKSGVQKIRAKEIVPGDVVEVSVGDKIPADIRLIKIYSTTIRIDQSILTGESVSVIKHTDAVPDPRAVNQDKKNILFSGTNVAAGKARGVVIGTGLSTAIGKIRTEMSETEEIKTPLQQKLDEFGEQLSKVISLICVAVWAINIGHFNDPAHGGSWIKGAVYYFKIAVALAVAAIPEGLPAVITTCLALGTRRMAKKNAIVRSLPSVETLGCTSVICSDKTGTLTTNQMSVSRMFIFDKVDGSDSSFTEFEISGSTYEPIGEITLNGQRVKASDYETLHELGTVCIMCNDSAIDFNEVKKVFEKVGEATETALIVLAEKLNPFNVSKQGLDRRSGAICVRQEIETKWKKEFTLEFSRDRKSMSTYCTPLKASKLGNGPKLFCKGAPEGVLDRCTHARVGTTKVPLTATLKQRILELTRQYGTGRDTLRCLALATADAPMKPDDMDLNDSTKFYTYEVNLTFVGVVGMLDPPRTEVTDAIVRCRAAGIRVIVITGDNKATAEAICRRIGVFKEDEDTTGKSYSGREFDDLSISDQRDACARARLFSRVEPAHKSKIVEYLQSMNEISAMTGDGVNDAPALKKAEIGIAMGSGTAVAKSAAEMVLADDNFSSIVAAVEEGRAIYNNMKQFIRYLISSNIGEVVSIFLTAALGLPEALIPVQLLWVNLVTDGLPATALGFNPPDLDIMTKPPRKADEGLISGWLFFRYMAIGGYVGCATVGGAVWWFMYSDGGPGLSYWQLTHHLSCLGGGDGFKGVECKIFNDPHPMTMALSVLVTIEMLNAMNSLSENQSLVQMPPWCNLWLIASMCLSFALHFVILYVDVLSAVFQVTPLNTDEWLTVMKFSLPVVLLDEILKFVARRISDGESYVKNMHGLVLAWAVFFAFIIWGP, encoded by the exons AACTCCCTGCTGAAGAAG GAAAGACACTTTGGCAATTAGTGCTTGAACAGTTTGATGATCTTCTAGTCAAGATTCTGCTATTGGCTGCTATTATTTCATTC GTACTAGCTCTATTTGAGGAACATGAAGGCGTAGAAGCTTTCGTGGAACCGTTCGTCATTCTACTGATTCTGATCGCTAACGCCGTGGTCGGTGTGTGGCAGGAGCGCAATGCAGAGTCCGCGATCGAGGCGCTAAAGGAGTATGAGCCCGAGATGGGCAAGGTTGTCCGCAGTGACAAGTCCGGTGTGCAGAAAATCCGAGCCAAGGAGATCGTTCCTGGCGATGTTGTTGaggtgtcggtcggtgacaAAATCCCTGCTGATATCCGTTTGATCAAGATCTACTCCACCACCATCCGTATCGATCAGTCCATTCTGACTGGTGAATCAGTGTCGGTCATCAAACACACAGATGCCGTCCCGGATCCCCGTGCCGTAAACCAGgacaagaaaaacattctGTTCTCCGGCACGAACGTTGCCGCCGGTAAGGCGCGCGGTGTTGTCATTGGCACCGGTCTGAGCACGGCTATCGGTAAAATCCGTACCGAAATGTCGGAAACTGAGGAAATCAAGACTCCGCTGCAGCAGAAATTGGATGAATTCGGAGAGCAGCTCTCGAAGGTTATCTCGCTCATTTGCGTCGCCGTCTGGGCCATCAACATTGGCCACTTCAACGATCCCGCCCACGGTGGCTCCTGGATCAAGGGTGCTGTGTACTACTTCAAGATCGCTGTCGCTCTGGCCGTCGCTGCCATCCCGGAGGGCCTGCCCGCTGTCATCACCACCTGTCTGGCCCTTGGCACGCGTCGTATGGCTAAAAAGAACGCCATCGTCCGTTCACTGCCGTCCGTCGAAACGCTGGGTTGTACTTCGGTGATCTGTTCGGATAAAACCGGCACGCTGACCACCAATCAGATGTCTGTTTCGCGTATGTTCATCTTCGACAAAGTTGACGGTTCTGATAGCAGCTTCACCGAGTTCGAAATTTCCGGTTCTACCTATGAACCGATCGGTGAGATCACTCTCAACGGACAGCGCGTCAAGGCCTCTGACTACGAGACGCTTCACGAGCTCGGTACGGTCTGCATCATGTGCAACGACTCGGCCATCGATTTCAACGAAGTGAAGAAGGTATTCGAAAAGGTCGGTGAAGCCACGGAAACTGCACTGATCGTGCTAGCGGAGAAGCTGAACCCCTTCAACGTGTCTAAGCAGGGTTTGGACCGCCGCTCGGGCGCCATCTGCGTGCGTCAGGAGATTGAAACCAAGTGGAAGAAAGAATTCACATTGGAGTTCTCTCGGGATCGTAAATCTATGTCGACCTACTGCACGCCACTGAAGGCCTCGAAGCTTGGCAACGGACCGAAGCTGTTCTGTAAGGGTGCCCCCGAGGGTGTCCTGGATCGTTGCACGCACGCCCGTGTTGGTACTACGAAGGTGCCACTGACGGCTACTCTGAAGCAGCGCATTCTTGAACTTACCCGCCAGTACGGTACCGGACGTGACACGCTCCGTTGCCTGGCCCTGGCCACCGCTGATGCGCCGATGAAGCCCGACGATATGGATCTGAACGATTCGACCAAATTCTACACCTATGAAGTTAACCTGACTTTCGTCGGTGTCGTTGGTATGCTGGATCCGCCACGTACGGAAGTCACAGACGCGATTGTTCGTTGCCGTGCCGCCGGTATCCGTGTCATTGTCATCACTGGTGACAACAAGGCCACCGCTGAAGCTATCTGTCGCCGCATCGGTGTGTTCAAAGAGGACGAAGACACCACCGGCAAGTCGTACTCGGGTCGTGAATTCGACGATCTTTCTATTTCTGACCAGCGTGACGCCTGTGCCCGCGCCCGTCTGTTCTCACGTGTCGAGCCGGCCCACAAGTCGAAGATTGTGGAGTACTTGCAGAGCATGAACGAAATCTCCGCCATGACGGGTGATGGTGTCAATGATGCCCCCGCCCTGAAGAAAGCTGAAATCGGTATTGCCATGGGTTCGGGAACCGCTGTGGCCAAATCGGCAGCCGAGATGGTGTTGGCTGACGATAACTTCTCCTCCATTGTGGCCGCTGTTGAGGAAGGTCGCGCTATCTACAACAACATGAAGCAGTTCATCCGCTACCTGATCTCATCCAACATTGGTGAGGTTGTGTCAATCTTCCTGACTGCTGCCCTGGGTCTCCCGGAGGCTCTCATTCCCGTCCAGCTTCTGTGGGTCAATCTG GTCACTGACGGTCTGCCAGCTACTGCCCTCGGATTTAACCCTCCGGATCTTGACATTATGACCAAGCCACCGCGTAAAGCTGACGAAGGTTTGATCTCTGGATGGTTGTTCTTCCG TTACATGGCCATCGGTGGATACGTCGGTTGCGCTACCGTCGGTGGAGCTGTTTGGTGGTTCATGTACTCCGATGGAGGCCCAGGGCTGTCGTACTGGCAGTTGACTCATCACCTGTCCtgcctcggtggtggtgatggattCAAGGGCGTCGAGTGCAAGATCTTTAACGATCCGCATCCGATGACGATGGCCCTGTCGGTTCTGGTCACCATCGAAATGTTGAACGCCATGAACAG CTTGTCTGAGAATCAGTCGCTCGTCCAGATGCCGCCATGGTGCAACTTGTGGCTCATCGCCTCCATGTGCCTGTCGTTCGCGCTCCACTTCGTCATCCTCTACGTTGACGTTCTCTCC GCCGTTTTCCAAGTGACGCCACTGAACACTGATGAGTGGCTGACCGTCATGAAGTTCTCGCTGCCGGTCGTGCTGTTGGACGAAATCCTTAAGTTCGTCGCCAGAAGGATCTCGGACGGTGAGAGCTATGTTAAAAATATGCATGGACTAGTGTTAGCGTGGGCAgtgtttttcgctttcatcaTATGGGGTCCATAA